Within the Bacillus sp. FSL K6-3431 genome, the region CTGGCGTGCCAGAAGAATTTGTATCAATGACATTGATGATTCAAAATGGAATTCGTGAAGGTGGATTAGAAGCTCCACATTCTGATTTAGAAATGCTTCTAGGTCGCAAACCAACTTCTGTGAAAGAAGTGTTACAAATTTTATTAAAATAATTACGAATGCCGCTGTATCAGACGCCCAGTCACGGTGATGAAAGAGGCTTTGGCCCAAATTGTTAGCCAACACAATTAAATTATCGTATAACTAATTCAAAAAATTCTTTTTAATAGACCAAGGAGGAAATAATCATGACAAATGAAAAACTAAACATCGGAATTATCTTAGGAAGCACTCGTCAAGGTCGAGTTAGCCCTCATGTTGGAGAATGGGTAAAAGAAATTGCCGACAAACGTGGAGATGCAAATTATGAAATTGTTGATATTGCAGATTATCAATTACCGTTTTTAGGAACAACTGATGGAACTGACCCTGGAATTGCGGCTTGGACTGAGAAAATTTTTAGCTTGGATGGATTCGTATTTATAGTACAGGAATACAATCACAGTATTTCTGGAGCATTAAAAAACGCACTGGATATTGCTAATCGTGAAGCCTGGGGTAACAAAGCGGCAGGTATGGTTAGCTATGGTGGAGCTGGTGGAGCACGTGCAGCTGAGCATTTGAGAGGGATCTTTGGTGAATTACAAATAGCAGGTGTGAAGGGCCATCCCACATTATCTTTATTCACAGATTTTGATAACTTTACATCCCTTAAACCAGCTGACATTCATCTTCCTACTGTCAATTTAATGCTTGACCAAGTTAACGCTTGGAGCGGTGCATTGAAAACTTTGAGATAATAACGAGAATTGATAGATGTAATAAAACCCGAATATCAGATGCTACCAAATAGGGTATCTGATATTCTTTTTAATGATTATCCCACTAGCTCAGAATAGTTTACTGTTTTTGTCGATGCACATAGTGCCCCTAAGCGATGGAACCATTCACCTTTAAATTTCCTTCGATTAAATTGTAAGATTGAAGATGCTTTGAGCCGAGTCCGTGATATGTTCCACCAATAAATGCCTTAGCATTTGAAATAACAGTGTGTAGCAAATGGAGATGATCTGGACTTTCTTTGGCATTGTATACTTGATACTCATAACATCTTCTGCATAAAGTTTGGTTTAGACTTTCTTGTCTTTATACAGCTAAAAGCGCCATATGTATCAAGGGTTTAAAAGTGAATGTAATTCGTCCTTAGTGAATGTAAATTGAATGTAATTTACCATGGTGAATGTAATCTGACTTTAAAAATCATAAAAATCTGTAGAAGTTCATAGAAGGAAATTCCTCACAAACGCCATCAAATCAAGCATTCCCCTTTTTTCATATCAGTCCATAGAAATCTGTAACATCCAGCCTCAAAGAAATAAAGGTAGCCGACTATTTAGATCATGCTGAAAACAGGGATATTTCCGTGCTAACTCTAATAAATGATATAGACTATGAAGAAGGATTAGAGAAAATTAGATATGACTTAGCAAAAAATCCTAACAAAACCATCGTTACTGATTTTGCTGAACTATTTTGCATTGCAAAAAAATCTAATACCTTTAAGCACATATTCATACAAATTAATGGGAGTGACGTAATTGAATATGATTTGTGAGTCTGATAAATTGGATGATTATTTACTTGAATTAAAAGAGGTTAATTATTCTAATCCTCTAATTGTAGCTAAAGTGGATGAACTTTTCGACCCTTCTCAAACAGACCTTGAAAAAGCAAAAATTGCTTTTCAATTTATTCGTGATGAAATATCTCACTCTTGGGATATTCAAAGTAACCGCGTTACTTGTAAAGCATCCGAAGTATTGGCGCATAAAGAGGGGATTTGTTATGCAAAAGTAAATTTATTCACATCTTTATTACGATTACAGGGAATTCCAACAGGTTTCTGTTATCAACGATTAATGTTATTTGACACGCCCAAAAAAGGGTATTCTATTCACGCTTTAAATGCTGTTTACTTTAAGTCACTAGATAAATGGATAAGGTTAGATGCTCGTGGAAATAAACAAGGAATTGATGCCCAATTTTCAATTGGAGAGGAAAAA harbors:
- a CDS encoding NADPH-dependent FMN reductase yields the protein MTNEKLNIGIILGSTRQGRVSPHVGEWVKEIADKRGDANYEIVDIADYQLPFLGTTDGTDPGIAAWTEKIFSLDGFVFIVQEYNHSISGALKNALDIANREAWGNKAAGMVSYGGAGGARAAEHLRGIFGELQIAGVKGHPTLSLFTDFDNFTSLKPADIHLPTVNLMLDQVNAWSGALKTLR
- a CDS encoding transglutaminase-like domain-containing protein — translated: MICESDKLDDYLLELKEVNYSNPLIVAKVDELFDPSQTDLEKAKIAFQFIRDEISHSWDIQSNRVTCKASEVLAHKEGICYAKVNLFTSLLRLQGIPTGFCYQRLMLFDTPKKGYSIHALNAVYFKSLDKWIRLDARGNKQGIDAQFSIGEEKLAFPINEQLDEKDYPVIYYKPHPKTIAVLEDHTDVLEMYKHHLPDSLQIFH